Proteins found in one Bacillota bacterium genomic segment:
- a CDS encoding HD-GYP domain-containing protein, with the protein MENNISKKSIIYITLLALVSLSITLYSFFIMNWSLASWFPIVVFLLLIALSDSFPVTLPRGGSVSVSFATIAAAILLFQPFIVIIITIVRDTFFLIKEKPRIKYIFNIAQLSVSAGSASLVYRNFIPAGSDFNFSHIPAFIASMVVFFLLNSSFVTLILAFVQEEKFKAIWLFNIKWCTLTFLSMAPLGALIAVIYVNIGFWGLVLFLLPLILARHSFQSYMNMRQTFLDTIKSLSVAIDAKDPYTKGHSSRVADYVVSLARELKWPEDRVEFLQYIALIHDVGKVAVPEDILKKDSILSAEEFAIMKTHSEAGAEVIKGIKYFASGSDIIKHHHERWDGNGYPERVKGDEIPEGARILAVADAFDAMTSDRPYRKSLQPNLALKELEDCSGTQFDPKVVEAFIRIYPQIIIEEAQESAADPFAESAAAADLYQ; encoded by the coding sequence ATGGAAAATAATATATCTAAAAAGTCAATTATTTATATTACACTACTGGCGCTCGTATCTCTTTCTATAACTCTTTACTCATTCTTCATAATGAACTGGTCGCTCGCGTCCTGGTTTCCAATAGTTGTCTTTCTATTGCTTATTGCCCTCTCTGACTCTTTCCCGGTCACCTTACCCCGCGGAGGGAGTGTTTCTGTAAGTTTTGCCACGATTGCAGCGGCTATATTATTATTCCAGCCGTTTATTGTAATCATTATAACAATCGTCCGAGATACTTTTTTTCTGATTAAAGAAAAACCTCGGATTAAGTACATCTTCAATATCGCACAGCTTTCTGTTTCTGCCGGATCCGCTTCACTGGTTTACCGGAATTTTATTCCCGCCGGCTCAGATTTTAATTTCAGTCATATCCCTGCATTTATTGCGTCAATGGTTGTATTTTTCCTTCTGAACAGCTCCTTTGTTACATTAATTTTAGCCTTTGTTCAGGAAGAGAAATTCAAGGCCATCTGGCTCTTCAATATCAAATGGTGTACTTTAACCTTTCTTAGCATGGCACCTCTTGGTGCTCTAATTGCTGTCATATATGTCAATATAGGTTTCTGGGGACTGGTCCTGTTCCTGCTCCCACTAATTCTGGCCCGTCATTCTTTCCAGTCTTACATGAATATGCGTCAGACCTTTCTTGATACCATCAAGAGCCTCTCTGTTGCCATTGACGCTAAAGATCCTTATACCAAGGGACATTCGTCACGTGTAGCCGACTATGTGGTTTCTCTGGCCAGGGAGCTGAAATGGCCTGAAGACAGGGTAGAATTCCTGCAGTATATCGCCCTGATTCATGATGTGGGTAAGGTAGCCGTACCGGAGGATATCCTTAAAAAGGATTCAATCCTATCCGCCGAAGAATTCGCCATCATGAAAACTCACAGTGAAGCAGGGGCAGAAGTTATCAAGGGGATTAAATACTTTGCCTCCGGATCAGATATAATTAAACATCACCACGAACGCTGGGATGGTAACGGTTATCCGGAAAGAGTAAAAGGCGATGAAATCCCTGAAGGGGCCCGCATACTTGCCGTTGCCGATGCATTTGATGCCATGACCAGCGACAGGCCGTATCGCAAGTCTTTACAGCCAAATTTAGCTTTAAAAGAACTCGAAGACTGCTCAGGCACACAATTTGACCCGAAAGTGGTCGAGGCTTTCATCCGCATTTATCCACAGATAATAATAGAAGAGGCCCAGGAATCAGCTGCTGATCCATTTGCCGAGAGTGCCGCCGCTGCTGACTTATATCAATAA
- a CDS encoding DUF5317 domain-containing protein → MLWEAVLIGLIIGWLRNGKVKNLGKSSFSLWFIMFIAIAIQILIWVDYTFLPGYLASYYPYLYTLSFFLLVTFIIFQGWQFGIVIIGIGILLNFLVIAANDGKMPVDITKMPPEAAEELIASDSSPFHTAMTEETPLAILGDRISVPYKKNQLLSIGDIILAAGVTFYIQHNMRKKKIPKH, encoded by the coding sequence ATGCTCTGGGAAGCTGTTCTGATCGGTTTGATAATCGGCTGGCTGCGTAATGGAAAAGTCAAAAACCTGGGTAAAAGCTCCTTCTCACTGTGGTTTATAATGTTTATAGCCATCGCCATACAGATTTTGATCTGGGTTGACTATACCTTTCTACCGGGTTATCTGGCTTCTTATTACCCCTATCTCTACACCCTCTCTTTTTTCCTGCTGGTGACATTTATTATTTTCCAGGGCTGGCAGTTTGGAATCGTCATCATCGGTATCGGCATCCTGCTTAACTTCCTGGTAATCGCCGCCAATGATGGTAAGATGCCTGTCGATATTACAAAAATGCCGCCCGAGGCAGCAGAAGAACTGATAGCAAGTGACAGCAGCCCCTTTCACACCGCCATGACAGAGGAAACACCCCTGGCGATTTTAGGTGATCGCATCAGTGTTCCGTATAAAAAAAATCAGCTCCTCAGTATCGGCGATATCATCCTGGCGGCCGGAGTCACCTTCTATATCCAGCATAATATGCGCAAGAAAAAGATCCCCAAACATTAA
- a CDS encoding redox-sensing transcriptional repressor Rex, which produces MPNQSISKSVIKRLPIYLRILDQLVERNVDMISSKELSNESGFTAEQIRKDLAYFGAFGTRGAGYNTSFLRDKVMKIIGLDTTIDTIVIGAGNLGTALTRYNTTKNPYVNVVAVFDKDPRLIGKKIDEVEIYSLDYIGEYMADRKLKVAIIAVPAVAAQEVVDLIVKHGIKAILNFAPVKLHVPEGVHVHNADLTIELQSLIYYSSAEDERIARLQHEHESVTKKSPKTLSLE; this is translated from the coding sequence ATGCCAAACCAGAGCATTTCAAAATCTGTAATCAAAAGATTACCGATCTATTTAAGAATTCTCGATCAGTTGGTTGAAAGAAACGTGGATATGATCTCCTCCAAGGAATTGAGCAATGAGTCAGGATTTACCGCTGAACAAATCAGGAAAGATCTGGCATATTTTGGTGCTTTTGGTACCAGGGGCGCAGGCTATAACACATCATTTTTGAGGGATAAGGTGATGAAAATCATCGGCCTCGACACGACCATTGATACTATCGTCATCGGCGCCGGTAACCTGGGAACTGCCCTGACCCGGTATAATACAACAAAAAATCCTTACGTCAACGTTGTTGCCGTATTTGATAAAGACCCGAGGCTGATCGGGAAAAAGATTGACGAAGTAGAAATCTATTCTCTCGATTATATCGGTGAATATATGGCTGACAGGAAACTGAAGGTTGCCATCATCGCAGTTCCGGCAGTTGCTGCCCAGGAAGTAGTAGACCTGATCGTAAAACACGGTATAAAAGCCATATTGAACTTTGCTCCTGTAAAACTGCATGTTCCTGAAGGCGTCCATGTCCATAATGCAGACCTGACTATAGAACTCCAGAGCCTCATCTACTACAGCTCAGCAGAGGATGAAAGAATAGCCAGGCTGCAGCATGAACATGAATCTGTGACTAAAAAATCACCGAAGACTCTATCCCTGGAATAG
- a CDS encoding polyprenyl synthetase family protein, whose protein sequence is MNRSSGNLTNKWQLIKDEMALVDTRLQEFTDTASPEIFEVSSYIFNGAGKRMRPGLLLLAAYRPGRSLTEYIDAAVALELVHTASLLHDDVIDMASIRRGKDTVHVKWSNRISVLTGDYLLSRALEMLVSYHNWGLMDIIVKIVENMSEGEIEQAFANCDTAMLEERYFKWIGKKSAYFFAGCCQAGSHMREDSPRETSRWFDYGYNLGIAFQLVDDLLDYTGKKDQTGKPLYGDLSNRVITLPLIRALGDTQSNRLVNSLMYADKVTGEEISVVANAVLEGDGPGYTYRKAEEYINKAIAAVDKLSVPDNHHREVLIELARDILKRTR, encoded by the coding sequence ATGAATAGGAGCTCGGGTAACCTGACAAACAAATGGCAATTAATCAAAGACGAAATGGCTTTAGTTGATACTCGACTTCAAGAATTTACAGATACAGCCAGTCCGGAGATATTTGAAGTAAGCAGCTATATTTTTAACGGTGCCGGTAAGAGAATGCGGCCGGGTTTATTATTGCTTGCAGCTTATCGTCCCGGTAGAAGCCTGACAGAATATATCGATGCAGCAGTTGCGCTGGAATTAGTGCACACCGCTTCCCTGCTTCACGACGATGTTATCGATATGGCTTCAATCAGGCGGGGCAAGGATACAGTTCATGTCAAGTGGAGCAACCGTATTTCAGTTCTTACCGGCGATTACCTGCTCAGCAGAGCTCTTGAAATGCTGGTCAGCTATCACAATTGGGGCTTGATGGATATTATAGTCAAGATTGTGGAAAATATGTCTGAAGGTGAAATTGAACAGGCTTTCGCAAATTGTGATACAGCTATGCTTGAGGAGCGCTATTTTAAATGGATCGGCAAAAAGAGCGCTTATTTTTTCGCCGGATGTTGCCAGGCTGGAAGTCATATGCGAGAAGACAGCCCTCGGGAAACAAGCCGGTGGTTTGATTACGGTTATAACCTGGGTATCGCATTTCAGTTGGTTGATGATCTACTCGACTATACAGGGAAAAAAGATCAAACCGGTAAGCCGCTTTATGGAGATCTAAGCAACCGGGTAATCACCCTGCCGCTGATTCGCGCGCTCGGCGACACCCAAAGTAACAGGTTGGTCAACAGCCTGATGTATGCCGACAAGGTTACCGGTGAGGAAATTTCTGTTGTGGCAAATGCTGTACTTGAAGGTGACGGTCCGGGCTATACGTACCGGAAGGCTGAAGAATATATCAATAAAGCCATAGCAGCGGTTGACAAACTTTCTGTACCGGATAACCACCATAGAGAAGTCTTGATTGAACTTGCTAGAGATATATTAAAGAGAACCAGGTAG
- a CDS encoding class I SAM-dependent methyltransferase: MIKFRQIAELAHHLAGMAINEGDTVVDATAGNGIDTLFLAEKVGPEGKVFAFDIQEEALQKTAENLKNRKLSERVLLIHDSHENIAEYINIRISVVIYNLGYLPGGNKQITTRCTTTIHSLKEVLKLLAPGGIIVITAYRGHAEGKIELDKIMQMGKSLLPAEYTVLHLNLLNQENEPPELIVIQKSLFYD; this comes from the coding sequence GTGATTAAATTCAGGCAGATTGCAGAACTTGCACATCACCTGGCCGGAATGGCCATAAATGAAGGAGATACGGTGGTCGATGCTACGGCCGGCAACGGAATTGATACTCTATTTTTGGCTGAAAAAGTCGGACCGGAAGGTAAGGTATTTGCCTTTGATATCCAGGAAGAAGCCCTGCAAAAGACAGCCGAAAATTTAAAGAACCGAAAACTTTCGGAACGGGTACTCCTAATTCACGACAGCCATGAAAATATAGCCGAATATATAAATATTAGAATAAGCGTTGTGATTTATAACCTCGGTTACCTGCCTGGAGGAAACAAGCAAATAACAACCAGGTGCACAACAACGATCCACAGTTTGAAAGAAGTCTTAAAATTGCTTGCTCCCGGAGGTATCATTGTCATTACAGCCTATAGAGGGCACGCTGAAGGGAAAATTGAGTTGGATAAAATAATGCAGATGGGTAAGAGTCTGCTTCCGGCCGAGTACACTGTTTTGCATCTCAACCTGCTGAACCAGGAAAACGAACCGCCGGAACTGATAGTAATCCAAAAAAGTCTTTTTTACGATTAA
- a CDS encoding DUF503 domain-containing protein, translated as MRVAVAVVELHIPGVTSLKGKRQVVKSLIQRLRNKFNISVSETGSQDLWQRTELGIAAVCYNGAGADSIMEKIFSFIESENGIEIISFHSEKY; from the coding sequence ATGCGCGTCGCAGTAGCAGTTGTTGAACTGCATATTCCAGGGGTTACATCGTTGAAAGGTAAACGGCAGGTGGTAAAAAGCCTGATCCAACGCCTCCGTAACAAATTCAATATATCTGTTTCTGAAACAGGCAGCCAGGACTTATGGCAGAGAACAGAACTGGGTATAGCAGCTGTATGCTACAACGGGGCCGGGGCCGATAGCATTATGGAGAAGATCTTTTCCTTCATTGAGTCGGAAAACGGGATCGAGATTATCTCTTTTCATTCAGAAAAATACTAG
- a CDS encoding radical SAM protein, with product MAVRKPAYEQGPIRPPSEAHSLLLRLTRNCPWNKCLFCPIYKGEKFSRRSVDEIKEDIAAIADAVDKIKTISHKQGFNGVVNSSVFDLVQNRFPEYISVAFWLYHGGENVFLQDGDGLRLSREQLQTILKFLNEKIPGITRITTYARSKSILRYSVEDLSKLKNAGLSRIHVGLESGNDRVLEFMNKGVSAAEHVEAGQRVVKAGISLSEYVLIGLGGRNLWREHALDTAKVLNEINPDFIRVRTLAVHPVAPLYEAVQQGTFIPLDDDTAVKEELLLIEHLDNINSHFFSDHVLNLLEEVNGRFPEEKEHMINLIRTYLSYPDREREIFRLGRRMGYFRQLKDLSDIRRRSAVEEIYEQLRQNGMDMDRYIAELMLRFI from the coding sequence ATGGCTGTTCGGAAACCGGCATATGAACAGGGGCCGATACGCCCGCCCAGCGAAGCGCACAGCCTGTTGTTGCGACTCACCCGCAATTGTCCCTGGAACAAATGTCTTTTTTGTCCTATTTATAAGGGTGAAAAGTTCAGCCGCCGCTCAGTCGATGAGATTAAAGAAGATATTGCAGCTATTGCTGACGCGGTTGATAAGATAAAAACCATATCGCATAAACAGGGTTTCAACGGCGTGGTTAACTCCAGCGTTTTTGATCTTGTACAGAATCGATTTCCGGAATATATATCTGTTGCTTTCTGGCTTTATCATGGCGGAGAGAATGTTTTCCTGCAGGACGGAGACGGTCTGAGACTCTCCAGGGAGCAGCTGCAGACAATACTTAAATTCCTTAACGAAAAAATACCCGGAATCACCAGAATAACCACTTATGCCCGTTCAAAAAGTATTCTTCGCTATTCTGTGGAAGATTTAAGCAAACTGAAGAATGCTGGTTTAAGCCGTATCCATGTCGGCCTGGAAAGCGGAAATGACCGGGTCCTTGAATTCATGAACAAAGGGGTAAGTGCTGCCGAGCATGTTGAGGCAGGCCAAAGAGTAGTCAAGGCCGGTATCTCTTTAAGTGAATATGTCTTGATCGGTCTGGGCGGCAGAAACCTTTGGCGTGAACATGCACTGGATACAGCGAAAGTTTTAAATGAGATCAATCCTGACTTTATCAGGGTCAGAACCCTGGCTGTTCATCCGGTTGCGCCGCTTTATGAAGCGGTTCAGCAGGGTACATTTATTCCTTTGGATGATGATACTGCAGTTAAAGAAGAACTGCTCCTGATCGAGCATTTGGATAATATAAACTCCCACTTTTTCAGCGATCATGTATTAAACCTTTTGGAAGAGGTTAACGGCAGGTTCCCTGAAGAGAAAGAGCATATGATAAACCTGATCAGAACATACCTGTCCTATCCTGATCGGGAGCGCGAAATTTTCAGGCTGGGGAGAAGAATGGGCTACTTCCGGCAGCTTAAAGATCTTTCTGATATCCGGCGAAGATCAGCAGTTGAAGAGATTTACGAACAGCTGAGGCAGAATGGAATGGATATGGATCGGTATATTGCCGAACTTATGCTCAGGTTTATCTGA
- a CDS encoding response regulator has product MANKVLLVEDEKNVILGVRTCLDAVGYQVDIVEDGEEALKYIGREKPDLILLDLLLPKVDGFEVLKVIKGNPETSEIPVIVLTAKAEEEDRQRVMDLGANNYMTKPFKPQELWDLLKHYLPGKVE; this is encoded by the coding sequence ATGGCTAATAAAGTGTTACTGGTTGAAGATGAAAAAAATGTAATATTGGGAGTTCGCACCTGTCTTGATGCTGTTGGCTACCAGGTAGATATAGTGGAAGACGGAGAGGAAGCTTTAAAATATATTGGCAGGGAAAAACCAGATCTTATACTTCTCGATCTTCTTTTACCCAAAGTTGACGGTTTTGAAGTATTGAAAGTTATCAAGGGAAATCCTGAAACCAGTGAAATTCCGGTTATCGTTTTAACCGCGAAAGCAGAGGAAGAAGACCGTCAAAGAGTGATGGATCTGGGAGCAAATAATTACATGACCAAACCTTTTAAACCCCAGGAGCTTTGGGATTTACTTAAACATTATCTCCCCGGGAAGGTCGAATAA
- a CDS encoding PAS domain-containing sensor histidine kinase: MSTIPEFVNLDTITNNLNDALFLVGRDHKVIWLNRQAEEFFNTSFETAQNKKVVELTGFDKLENLLKDVIEKEAALKCSYEEASVKVKRLDQRYFFKIAINPIFHEEKMYGALIQLTDVTRFHEMEKIKSDFVSIVSHEFRTPLTTIIVGVEMLKEGMLGDLTPRGKEVLEAIGADCERLSRLIDNLMELSRIESGTIYVDAQPTDVADLVQEAVRPLQIQADTQGVELITDLPPELPPVVADFNKSVWVLANLVGNAMRYTDPGGTITVRVRQKGKRLFFSVEDTGCGIPVEHQEKIFRKYIQVRGHGRKGAGGVGLGLAIAKDIVMAHGGEIWVDSKVGEGTTFTFTFPIYQGPESVTLTDKDQEGG, encoded by the coding sequence TTGAGTACAATACCGGAATTTGTTAACTTGGATACAATCACCAATAATCTAAATGATGCTCTATTTTTGGTTGGAAGGGATCACAAGGTTATCTGGTTGAATCGACAGGCTGAAGAATTCTTCAATACCAGCTTCGAAACAGCACAAAATAAAAAAGTTGTTGAATTGACCGGATTTGATAAACTTGAAAATTTATTGAAAGATGTAATTGAGAAGGAAGCGGCACTGAAGTGTTCTTACGAGGAAGCATCAGTCAAGGTCAAGCGGCTCGACCAGCGCTATTTTTTTAAAATTGCCATTAACCCTATTTTCCATGAGGAAAAGATGTACGGTGCTCTCATCCAGCTAACCGACGTTACACGTTTTCATGAAATGGAAAAGATTAAATCTGATTTCGTATCTATTGTTTCCCACGAATTTAGGACTCCGCTGACAACTATAATAGTTGGTGTGGAAATGCTTAAAGAAGGCATGCTCGGTGATTTGACTCCCCGGGGCAAGGAAGTTCTGGAAGCTATCGGGGCCGATTGCGAAAGACTGAGCAGGTTGATTGATAACCTTATGGAGCTATCCCGGATTGAATCGGGCACTATTTATGTTGATGCCCAGCCAACCGATGTGGCCGATCTGGTGCAAGAGGCGGTGCGACCGTTACAGATCCAGGCAGATACTCAGGGTGTTGAATTGATAACCGATCTTCCGCCGGAACTGCCTCCTGTAGTCGCCGATTTTAACAAGTCGGTATGGGTTTTGGCTAACCTGGTCGGGAATGCAATGCGTTATACAGACCCCGGGGGAACAATTACAGTCAGGGTCAGGCAAAAAGGCAAACGACTTTTCTTCTCGGTTGAGGATACCGGGTGCGGTATTCCCGTTGAGCATCAGGAAAAGATATTCCGCAAATATATTCAGGTTCGCGGGCATGGCCGAAAAGGTGCAGGTGGAGTAGGATTAGGCCTGGCCATAGCCAAAGATATTGTTATGGCCCACGGTGGAGAAATTTGGGTTGATAGCAAGGTTGGTGAGGGAACAACCTTTACATTTACTTTTCCCATCTACCAGGGGCCGGAATCAGTTACATTAACCGACAAAGATCAAGAAGGAGGGTAA
- a CDS encoding AMP-binding protein, giving the protein MENWEKLSKMPYKDIKDMQDRKLRAFIANQIYLHSPYYSKLLKEQKIDPFKVKGIDDLRHLPFTYKWDIAPTDEEPMKAKDFVIRPDEEVTEKYGHLAKMSMTGGKALVEEKLYDFKPVHMHFTTGRTALPTPFVYSKRDLENLKESGYRLLDVFKVTSDDIVVNCFPFAPHLAFWQTFFAGEKMNVAGFHSGGGKIVGTNNLMDAFEYLQPTVAVFIPGYCYYFLREAVKQGRDFSSVNKIFFGGERVPPGLKDKIKELFAQLGAKEVTVLATYGMTEAKVAWAECPSHDEYFGYHLYPDMEVFETVDPESGEPVGEGEEGEIVYTALDWRGTAVLRYRTGDIAKGGLLYEPCPNCGRTVPRISSNIQRKSELKEFNMTKVKGTLVNLNNFFPLMMSHPDIEEWQVEMRKRNDDPFDLDEIYLHVATKGEIDKEKFTGDIKQKVLRDTEVSLTDIIFKSVPELVSQLGMETELKEKRIIDNRPS; this is encoded by the coding sequence ATGGAGAATTGGGAGAAATTAAGTAAAATGCCCTACAAGGATATCAAAGATATGCAGGATCGCAAACTGCGGGCCTTTATCGCCAACCAGATATATTTACACAGCCCGTATTACAGCAAATTGCTGAAGGAACAGAAGATCGATCCTTTCAAAGTAAAGGGCATTGATGATCTGCGTCATCTTCCGTTTACTTATAAATGGGATATCGCGCCAACAGACGAAGAGCCAATGAAAGCAAAAGACTTTGTTATACGTCCCGACGAAGAAGTTACCGAAAAATACGGTCATCTGGCCAAAATGTCGATGACCGGCGGGAAAGCCCTGGTGGAGGAAAAGCTTTATGATTTTAAGCCGGTACACATGCATTTTACTACCGGACGAACGGCTCTGCCCACACCATTTGTTTATTCAAAACGTGACCTTGAAAATTTGAAAGAATCGGGATACCGTCTTCTGGATGTCTTTAAGGTAACCAGCGATGATATTGTGGTGAACTGTTTTCCCTTTGCCCCGCATCTCGCATTCTGGCAGACCTTTTTTGCAGGTGAGAAGATGAATGTTGCCGGCTTTCACAGCGGTGGAGGAAAAATAGTGGGGACCAATAACCTGATGGATGCTTTCGAATATTTACAGCCGACTGTAGCTGTTTTCATCCCCGGTTATTGTTATTACTTCCTCAGGGAAGCAGTAAAACAGGGACGGGATTTCTCTTCCGTAAATAAAATATTCTTCGGCGGGGAAAGAGTACCTCCCGGACTGAAGGATAAGATCAAAGAGCTTTTCGCCCAACTCGGGGCAAAAGAGGTTACGGTTCTTGCAACTTATGGTATGACCGAGGCAAAGGTTGCCTGGGCTGAATGTCCATCCCATGATGAATATTTCGGTTATCATCTCTATCCCGACATGGAAGTATTCGAAACGGTTGACCCCGAATCAGGTGAGCCGGTGGGAGAAGGAGAAGAGGGGGAAATAGTCTATACCGCACTGGATTGGCGCGGTACAGCGGTTCTGCGCTACCGGACGGGTGATATTGCCAAGGGTGGTCTATTGTATGAGCCTTGTCCCAACTGTGGCCGGACAGTTCCGCGAATCAGTTCAAACATTCAACGTAAGTCGGAACTGAAAGAATTTAACATGACCAAGGTCAAGGGGACACTGGTTAACTTAAATAACTTCTTCCCCTTGATGATGAGCCATCCCGACATTGAAGAGTGGCAGGTTGAAATGCGTAAACGTAACGATGACCCCTTCGACCTGGATGAAATATATCTTCATGTGGCTACCAAAGGTGAAATTGACAAGGAAAAATTCACTGGAGATATCAAGCAGAAAGTGCTGAGAGATACTGAGGTCTCCCTGACCGATATTATCTTCAAGTCGGTCCCGGAGCTTGTTTCACAACTTGGTATGGAAACCGAACTGAAAGAAAAACGTATAATCGACAACAGGCCATCTTAA